Proteins from a single region of Ogataea parapolymorpha DL-1 chromosome IV, whole genome shotgun sequence:
- a CDS encoding Protein ARG5,6, mitochondrial → MIRNSGSLRNQLARYALKRGVQRPAIVSSIKVSSKTPLTIRCYSTRSTVIQLLNNIGSKREVEQYLKYFTSVSQQQFAVIKVGGAIITQQLPELASCLAFLYHVGLYPIVLHGTGPQINEILESEGIEPDYIDGIRITDERTMAVVRKCFLEQNLKLVTALEKMGVHARPITAGVFQADYLDKDKYQLVGNITGVNKAPIEASIQAGALPILTSLAETPSGQILNVNADVAAGEIARVFEPLKIVYLNEKGGIINGNTGEKVSVINLDEEYEDLLKQSWVKYGTKLKIKEIRDLLMHLPRSSSVAIIDVNDLQKELFTDSGAGTLIRRGYKLFTRSSLDDFQQPDLLRAALNRDPEISSGSTSVASYLKSLESSQFKAYGDEPLDVLAIVKEDPTGVPRLDKFLASKAGWLNNVTDNIFTAVKKDYPALQWTVQEDDPNTAWFFAKADGSFAKNGQILFWYGVDSIEKVSTLVENFANQVSAKQSGVFKTGSQTRSFSTQRRIPVGQFTRQFKRGLATSSNPNPPLKKGTNTSKARVALIGARGYTGQNLISMIDKHPYLELSHVSSRELQGQKLKGYNKKEIVYENLQIEDIKKMEANNEVDVWVMALPNGVCKPFVDAIDSTSSGKSIIIDLSADYRFDTTGEWVYGLPELNDRQKISNARKISNPGCYATAAQVAISPLVEYCSGIPSIFGVSGYSGAGTKPSPKNDINVLRDNLIPYSLTDHIHEREISSQLGLPVAFMPHVAQWFQGISETISIPLKKPLTSRDVRNIYQDRYQGEQLITISGEAPYVKDISGKHGVVIGAFAVNAKQDRVVVVATIDNLLKGASTQCLQNINLAMKYDEYAGIPDDLVIRG, encoded by the coding sequence ATGATTAGAAACTCAGGCAGTCTGAGGAACCAGCTGGCCAGATACGCCCTCAAACGGGGCGTGCAGCGCCCTGCCATTGTCAGTTCAATCAAGGTCTCTTCCAAGACTCCACTCACGATTAGATGCTACTCTACTAGATCTACTGTGATTCAATTATTGAACAATATTGGCTCAAAAAGAGAGGTTGAACAGTATCTCAAATATTTTACCTCTGTGTCCCAACAACAGTTTGCTGTGATTAAAGTTGGAGGAGCCATCATTACGCAGCAACTGCCTGAGCTCGCCTCCTGTCTAGCATTCCTGTATCATGTGGGGTTGTATCCAATTGTTCTGCACGGAACAGGTCCTCAAATCAACGAAATTTTAGAGAGCGAGGGAATTGAGCCTGATTACATCGATGGAATCCGGATCACGGACGAAAGGACCATGGCAGTCGTTAGAAAGTGCTTCCTAGAACAGAATCTTAAGTTGGTGACtgctttggaaaaaatggGCGTTCATGCTAGACCAATTACTGCAGGTGTTTTCCAGGCAGACTATTTGGACAAGGATAAATACCAGCTTGTGGGAAACATCACTGGTGTCAACAAGGCGCCAATCGAGGCATCCATTCAAGCTGGTGCTTTGCCTATCCTCACATCATTGGCAGAGACTCCGTCCGGACAGATTCTCAATGTCAATGCTGatgttgctgctggagaaattgcCCGAGTTTTCGAGCCTCTGAAGATCGTCTATTTGAATGAAAAGGGAGGAATCATTAACGGAAACACCGGAGAGAAGGTGTCCGTCATTAACTTAGACGAAGAGTACGAGGACCTGTTGAAGCAGAGTTGGGTGAAATACGGAACCAAGTTGAAGATAAAGGAGATCAGAGACTTGCTGATGCACTTGCCTCGTTCGTCTTCCGTTGCCATAATCGACGTGAACGACCtgcaaaaagagctctTCACCGattctggagcaggaactCTTATTAGAAGGGGATACAAGCTGTTCACTAGAAGTTCGCTCGATGATTTCCAGCAGCCTGACTTGCTCAGGGCTGCTCTCAACAGGGACCCAGAAATTTCATCCGGCTCTACATCGGTGGCTTCTTACCTCAAGTCTCTTGAGTCTAGTCAATTCAAGGCTTATGGTGACGAGCCCCTTGATGTTCTTGCCATTGTAAAAGAGGACCCTACGGGCGTTCCAAGGTTAGACAAGTTTCTTGCTTCGAAGGCTGGCTGGCTCAACAACGTGACCGACAACATCTTCACAGCAGTGAAAAAAGACTATCCTGCTCTCCAGTGGACTGTGCAGGAAGACGATCCAAACACCGCATGGTTTTTTGCCAAAGCTGATGGATCTTTCGCCAAGAACGGCCAGATTCTGTTTTGGTACGGTGTCGATAGTATCGAGAAGGTGAGCACTCTGGTTGAAAACTTTGCCAACCAGGTGTCGGCGAAACAGAGCGGAGTTTTCAAGACCGGTTCTCAGACTAGAAGTTTCAGCACCCAGAGACGAATTCCTGTTGGACAATTCACTAGACAATTCAAGAGGGGGCTGGCTACGTCGTCCAACCCAAATCCACCATTGAAAAAGGGCACCAACACCTCCAAGGCCCGCGTGGCGTTGATTGGAGCTAGAGGATACACGGGACAAAACTTGATTTCAATGATCGACAAGCACCCATACTTGGAGCTGAGTCACGTCTCTTCTAGAGAGTTGCAGggccagaagctcaaagGTTACAACAAGAAAGAGATCGTCTACGAAAACCTCCAGATCGaggacatcaagaagatggAGGCTAATAATGAAGTCGATGTCTGGGTGATGGCATTGCCCAACGGAGTGTGCAAGCCGTTTGTTGACGCAATTGACAGCACCTCTTCGGGAAAGTCCATCATTATCGATCTTTCCGCTGATTACAGATTCGATACTACTGGTGAGTGGGTCTACGGATTGCCAGAACTCAACGATAGACAGAAGATCTCGAACGCTCGCAAGATCTCAAATCCTGGATGCTATGCAACTGCTGCACAGGTCGCCATCAGTCCTCTGGTGGAATACTGTTCTGGCATTCCATCTATTTTCGGGGTCTCTGGCTACTCGGGAGCAGGAACTAAACCATCGCCAAAGAATGATATTAATGTGTTGAGGGATAATTTGATTCCATACTCTCTGACGGACCACATTCACGAGCGGGAAATTTCCTCTCAGTTGGGACTGCCTGTGGCTTTCATGCCTCATGTTGCACAGTGGTTCCAAGGCATCTCAGAGACCATCTCTATTCCATTGAAAAAGCCACTGACTTCGAGGGATGTTAGGAACATTTACCAGGACAGATACCAGGGTGAGCAGCTCATCACGATCAGTGGTGAGGCTCCGTATGTGAAAGACATCAGCGGCAAACATGGCGTTGTAATCGGTGCCTTTGCCGTGAATGCCAAGCAAGATCGTGTGGTCGTGGTTGCCACCATTGATAATCTCCTCAAGGGAGCTTCGACTCAATGTTTGCAGAACATCAACCTGGCCATGAAATATGACGAATATGCAGGAATTCCAGACGATCTGGTGATCCGTGGGTAG
- a CDS encoding Protein yippee-like MOH1 translates to MGLRYSQCLDPDGVDNDFPDHPVHSKQVFCAHPCYDGFGYGSSEVEDDDEDCDTESRFPVFYARGPTTRFLYSHSPRFMASSSTSSRSKPLYRKTSKYNKNGIAITYGCGQCLTHLSSSNQIISDQYTGKTGDALLINSVVNVVLGEPEVREMTSGLYTVCDIKCHQCHKLLGWKYIKSHQASQKFKEQRYILEINNMKVVA, encoded by the coding sequence ATGGGTCTTAGATATTCTCAATGTCTGGACCCAGATGGTGTTGACAACGATTTTCCCGATCATCCGGTCCATTCCAAACAAGTATTTTGTGCGCATCCATGCTATGATGGGTTCGGGTATGGATCCTCTGAAGTAgaggacgatgatgaagatTGCGACACTGAATCCCGATTTCCAGTTTTCTATGCCCGTGGCCCCACCACAAGGTTTCTTTACTCGCACTCCCCGCGATTCAtggcctcttcctccactTCGTCAAGGTCAAAGCCGCTCTACCGAAAGACTTCCAAATATAACAAGAATGGTATAGCAATCACGTATGGGTGCGGGCAATGTTTAACCCATCTATCTTCTTCCAACCAAATCATCAGTGATCAATATACAGGCAAAACCGGAGATGCTCTGCTCATCAACAGCGTTGTTAATGTCGTCCTTGGCGAACCCGAGGTGCGAGAGATGACCTCCGGTTTATACACCGTTTGTGATATCAAATGCCACCAATGCCACAAGTTGCTAGGGTGGAAATACATCAAAAGCCACCAGGCTTCGCAGAAATTCAAGGAGCAAAGATACATCCTTGAGATAAATAATATGAAGGTGGTCGCGTAG
- a CDS encoding Peptide-N4-(N-acetyl-beta- glucosaminyl)asparagine amidase A: MGVMTKASLAREWAIWNQLIVHKKQRMRQEPIDDRVPQVSEKNWASQAPARPKSRTSFTVLKKTMWAVQVSTLILLLYLWGPPILQTVHNEVDEDVSEVIEVGFPKPDFGDPVFEQNILNYTFGNSWGHPIEANYTKPEVPFNRVVVSLDTWVDGVQYDRLAHLYVSGIEVWRTSTIEPHGKLSHAHAEKDVSTYAKLFEEDATILFQLDNLLTPRLTGSFNISLDVKYYNAVDEMRPPADNVYPLVKRKIDNRPPLLTLPDNTFDAVIPQLSYNTTKVVLDLFVSGNADEEFWYSNVLEEYKNVFHKSYPGHGPCRVVNVFVDGIRVLTADPFVVVYTGGISPALWYPIVSTGAFDVRALRLDITPLLPIFWDQSTQVAIDVSNCVDDDLKFGEVPNGIGSNWIASGSVATWEDPTILTSSGKILSFENKTSVSAFAFTPPAAGLYSQIVDAKYTNKVNSSVTYTYENGTTKELILEVSSKTKQSNVQLLSGFGEDESLVFIPETDITSSVRDAATNATIWSLEKKVTQPLIYKLKAKPTFGQDVDFSVNITKAFGEKIALNGINVIRGVSRENGTSNFTLSPKGNHGEAVIEHRVNFTMSDPLPEFKYSRHVLADHDEIVYDTIDAEVLIWEDLMVQFEKEGLELAQYAAQEISKDHATEQQYSAPQMRLLNRYLADF; the protein is encoded by the coding sequence ATGGGGGTCATGACAAAAGCCTCTTTGGCCAGAGAGTGGGCCATTTGGAACCAATTGATAGTCCacaagaaacagagaaTGCGACAAGAACCAATTGATGACAGAGTGCCTCAAGTCTCAGAGAAAAATTGGGCCAGCCAAGCTCCAGCGAGGCCCAAAAGCAGGACCTCTTTTACTGTGCTTAAAAAGACCATGTGGGCGGTTCAGGTCTCGACATTGATTTTGCTTCTGTACCTTTGGGGACCTCCAATTCTGCAGACCGTCCACAATGAAGTGGACGAAGACGTTTCTGAGGTGATTGAAGTTGGATTCCCAAAACCAGATTTCGGGGATCCGGTCTTCGAGCAGAATATTTTGAATTACACCTTTGGCAACAGCTGGGGACATCCAATTGAGGCCAACTACACAAAGCCTGAGGTCCCGTTTAACAGGGTGGTTGTTTCGTTGGACACATGGGTTGATGGCGTGCAGTACGACCGTCTAGCTCATTTGTATGTTAGCGGTATTGAGGTTTGGAGAACAAGCACAATCGAGCCTCACGGAAAGCTGTCCCATGCGCATGCGGAAAAGGATGTCTCCACGTATGCTAAACTATTCGAGGAGGATGCCACCattcttttccagctggaCAACCTCCTAACTCCACGGTTAACGGGATCTTTTAACATTAGCTTGGATGTGAAGTATTACAACGCCGTCGACGAAATGCGTCCTCCAGCCGATAATGTTTACCCATTGGTTAAAAGGAAGATTGATAACCGACCACCTTTATTGACATTACCTGATAACACTTTCGACGCAGTGATTCCGCAGCTGAGCTACAACACCACCAAGGTTGTGCTTGACCTTTTCGTGTCTGGAAACGCCGATGAAGAGTTTTGGTACTCCAATGTGCTCGAAGAGTACAAGAACGTTTTCCACAAGTCTTATCCTGGCCATGGTCCTTGTCGTGTTGTCAATGTCTTTGTGGATGGCATTCGCGTGTTGACCGCCGATCCATTTGTGGTTGTGTACACTGGAGGAATTTCACCTGCTCTGTGGTATCCGATTGTGTCTACTGGAGCATTCGATGTTCGCGCACTCAGACTGGATATCACCCCGTTGCTACCAATATTTTGGGACCAATCGACGCAGGTCGCTATAGACGTCTCAAATTGTGTGGATGACGACCTAAAATTCGGTGAAGTTCCTAATGGCATTGGATCCAACTGGATTGCCTCTGGAAGCGTTGCGACGTGGGAAGACCCGACTATCCTTACTTCCAGCGGAAAAATACTTTCGTTCGAAAACAAGACGTCTGTCTCCGCATTCGCCTTTACTCCTCCTGCAGCAGGACTCTACAGTCAGATTGTTGATGCCAAGTACACAAATAAGGTCAACTCGTCTGTCACCTACACATACGAAAACGGAACCACGAAGGAGCTGATTCTCGAGGTCTCCTCGAAGACGAAGCAATCAAACGTGCAGCTGCTGTCCGGTTTTGGTGAAGATGAGTCGCTCGTGTTTATTCCAGAGACTGACATCACCAGTAGCGTGAGGGATGCCGCCACTAATGCCACTATTTGgtcgttggagaaaaaggtGACTCAGCCTTTGATCTACAAGCTCAAGGCAAAGCCAACCTTTGGACAGGACGTGGACTTCTCAGTGAACATTACGAAagcttttggtgaaaagATTGCACTCAATGGCATCAACGTGATAAGGGGCGTGAGCCGCGAAAACGGTACTTCCAACTTTACGCTTTCTCCTAAGGGTAACCATGGTGAGGCAGTTATTGAACACAGGGTCAATTTCACAATGTCGGATCCACTTCCAGAGTTTAAGTACTCGAGACATGTACTGGCAGATCATGATGAGATAGTCTATGACACCATTGATGCCGAGGTTCTCATCTGGGAAGACTTGATGGTccaatttgagaaagaggGCCTTGAGCTTGCTCAGTACGCCGCCCAGGAGATTTCTAAAGACCACGCTACTGAACAGCAATATTCCGCACCGCAAATGAGGTTGCTCAACAGATACCTCGCTGACTTTTAA
- a CDS encoding Ribosome production factor 1, producing the protein MSSSTEKLKSIKNKQKRQQLFAKLKDEQNKKKHKIRAARAKEELQNPELKAKRLAENVPNTIENMRVYDETVNTELEGEDDFAEYFTNREKEPKILITTSPHAKKAAYKFASTLMEIIPNSSFVKRKREYTMKDMSEYCSNRDFTHLIVINEDKKVVNGITFIHLPQGPTFYFSISSLRDRKQIVGHGNSTEHIPELILNNFTTRLGQTVGRLFQSLLPHKPEIQGRQVITLHNQRDYIFFRMHRYVFKNEEKVGLQELGPQFTLKLRRVQRGIKEEIDWEHRPDMDKEKKKFYL; encoded by the coding sequence ATGTCCTCCTCGACTGAAAAGCTAAAGTCGATAAAGAATAAGCAGAAACGACAGCAGTTGTTTGCCAAACTCAAAGATGAACAGAATAAAAAGAAACACAAGATaagagcagccagagcGAAGGAAGAGCTACAGAATCCGGAGCTGAAGGCTAAACGGCTTGCCGAGAATGTGCCAAATACTATTGAAAACATGAGAGTCTACGACGAGACTGTTAACACCGAACTGGAGGGTGAAGACGACTTTGCTGAGTATTTCACaaacagagaaaaagaaccaAAAATTTTGATAACTACTAGTCCGCACGCAAAGAAAGCAGCATACAAGTTTGCATCTACGCTAATGGAAATTATTCCAAACTCATCTTTTGTCAAAAGAAAGAGGGAGTATACCATGAAGGACATGAGCGAATATTGTTCTAACAGAGATTTTACTCATCTTATCGTCATCAACGAGGATAAAAAAGTGGTGAATGGTATAACTTTCATTCATCTTCCACAAGGTCCAACATTCTAtttttcgatctcgtcTCTCAGAGACAGAAAGCAAATTGTTGGTCATGGAAACTCAACAGAGCATATACCGGAGCTCATATTGAATAATTTCACAACGCGGTTGGGTCAGACGGTGGGTCGGCTATTCCAGTCGCTGCTTCCACACAAACCAGAAATTCAAGGACGTCAAGTGATCACGCTGCACAACCAAAGAGactatatttttttcagaatgCACAGATAtgtgttcaagaacgaggAGAAGGTGGGATTACAGGAACTTGGACCTCAGTTCACATTGAAGCTTCGCAGAGTCCAACGTGGGATtaaggaggagattgaTTGGGAGCATCGTCCAGACATGGacaaagagaaaaagaagttctATCTTTAG
- a CDS encoding Ankyrin repeat-containing protein, which produces MWSGASPQEQIIEASRRNNVELLASVAEAHPEDIAELVNSSKDATGNTPLHLCCKYGCYEVLDKLLDIEGIDVDPKHQTSGETPLHYAVHYSFEEPEYAKFLIENLLEVGADPTIRNKDGLKPAQLLGDANEDIRMILDGAEYAANVQQDEEEEVDDGPSDEE; this is translated from the coding sequence atgtgGTCCGGAGCCTCCCCTCAAGAGCAAATTATAGAAGCGTCGAGAAGAAACAACGTGGAATTGCTAGCTTCTGTGGCGGAAGCTCATCCGGAGGACATTGCAGAGCTTGTAAACTCTTCCAAGGATGCCACAGGCAATACGCCATTACATCTTTGTTGTAAGTACGGATGCTACGAAGTACTTGACAAGCTACTTGACATTGAGGGTATTGACGTCGATCCAAAGCATCAAACGAGCGGTGAAACCCCCTTGCATTATGCCGTTCACTACAGTTTTGAGGAACCCGAGTACGCCAAATTCCTAATAGAAAATCTTCTAGAGGTTGGTGCCGACCCGACGATCCGCAACAAAGACGGCCTAAAGCCAGCCCAATTGCTGGGCGATGCCAACGAGGATATAAGGATGATACTTGATGGTGCTGAGTATGCAGCAAATGTGCAACAagatgaagaggaggaggttGATGACGGTCCTTCAGACGAGGAATAA
- a CDS encoding Ras-related GTP-binding protein A, which yields MSSGKKLLLMGRSGSGKSSMRSIIFSNYSAFDTRRLGATIDVEHSNLRFLNNMTLNLWDCGGQDVFMENFLNNDSDTQNSNSSSNIFKKCEVLIHVFDVESKEVQKDIEIFKRVLDNLHKFSPGVKIFILVHKMDLIQINKRQELFDIMFNKLHHVAWDNYKFKIKGFATSIWDESLYKAWSQIVCSLIPNISLYEELLSKFNSILNAREMILFEKTTFLVISSTNKFNVGSDELDPKRFEKISNIIKTYKQSVNKIRTNFNNLVLHGRNSSIYLDVLTSNIYIMIIMDNPKSTFTGHQIDDENLVLENIKVARAEFEKIEKGA from the coding sequence ATGTCGTCTGGTAAGAAGCTCCTATTGATGGGCCGCTCGGGCTCTGGTAAGTCATCGATGCGGTCCAtcattttttcaaactACTCTGCATTTGATACAAGACGTTTGGGGGCTACAATTGACGTTGAACACTCGAATTTACGCTTCCTCAATAATATGACTCTCAATCTTTGGGATTGCGGTGGACAAGACGTATTCATGGAGaactttctcaacaacgACTCAGACACTCAAAATTCCAATTCTTCAAGCAATATATTTAAAAAGTGCGAGGTTTTGATCCATGTTTTCGATGTTGAGAGCAAGGAGGTCCAGAAAGACATAGAGATATTTAAGCGTGTTTTAGATAACCTCCACAAATTCTCCCCTGGGGTCAAGATATTTATTCTAGTCCATAAGATGGACTTGATTCAGATCAACAAAAGACAGGAACTTTTTGATATCATGTTCAACAAGTTGCACCACGTTGCTTGGGATAATTACAAATTTAAGATCAAAGGCTTTGCAACATCCATTTGGGATGAAAGTCTATATAAAGCTTGGTCCCAAATTGTCTGCTCGCTGATTCCAAACATTTCGCTTTATGAAGAACTTCTGAGTAAATTCAACTCAATACTCAATGCCAGAGAGATGATCCTCTTTGAGAAAACTACATTTCTAGTGATATCTTCCACTAACAAATTCAATGTTGGCTCCGATGAACTGGATCCAAAAAGATTTGAGAAAATTTCCAACATTATCAAGACTTACAAGCAAAGCGTGAACAAGATCAGGACAAATTTCAACAATCTTGTTCTTCATGGTCGTAACTCCTCTATTTATTTGGACGTGCTTACCTCAAACATATACATTATGATTATTATGGACAACCCGAAATCAACATTCACGGGACACCAGATTGATGACGAAAATTTggttcttgaaaatatCAAGGTGGCACGGGCGGAATTTGAAAAGATAGAAAAAGGAGCATGA
- a CDS encoding Pheromone alpha factor receptor gives MSYSLPSGLDPNQIALNYTSAYGFTEVTFAQLDSYVKANAEVAAIFGMRIGLAAIAVPAIFFVTRNKRSVLFVLNEVCMATMLIHGIMTVCTMFEAYRSLAFNFSGYLYVDKHASDLSAATNVIYVILIGLTEASLTYQVHIVFRGPSFHYKNVGFGMVAVCGLLGLASTVLYFIYAVMSNIALYDINSSVPMWVMNASQICYASSSFIISVILSCKLFVAIRTRKFLGLKQFSIFHVLFIMALQTMIIPTILVLVSFREVKGSSGPDKALNAVGTALIAISLPLTTMWANTAVNETSSSSASNTYLQKVESYSSYGSGDSGSPKSYKSGTSISEEVKDIDSHYSTSPDTAVTDKNFWSEVQYLAQGLKPADLDDDEFVRATVETSINRK, from the coding sequence ATGTCATACTCCCTTCCTTCAGGTTTGGACCCCAATCAAATTGCTCTCAATTACACTTCTGCTTACGGCTTCACTGAGGTGACTTTTGCGCAGCTGGACTCGTATGTCAAGGCCAATGCGGAAGTCGCAGCGATCTTTGGCATGAGAATCGGCCTGGCAGCCATAGCTGTTCCCGCCATTTTCTTTGtcaccagaaacaagaGGTCAGTGCTTTTCGTGCTTAACGAGGTGTGTATGGCTACCATGCTCATCCACGGCATCATGACAGTCTGCACCATGTTTGAAGCTTACCGTTCGCTCGCTTTTAATTTCTCAGGCTACCTATATGTTGACAAACATGCCTCCGATCTTAGTGCCGCCACCAATGTCATCTACGTGATCCTGATCGGCCTGACCGAGGCCTCGTTAACCTACCAAGTTCACATTGTGTTCCGAGGCCCGTCTTTCCACTACAAGAATGTAGGCTTTGGTATGGTGGCAGTTTGTGGCCTTTTGGGCTTGGCATCCACGGTGCTGTACTTCATCTACGCAGTGATGTCGAACATCGCCTTATACGACATCAACAGCTCTGTCCCAATGTGGGTGATGAACGCTTCACAGATCTGCTATGCCAGTTCTTCCTTTATTATCTCTGTTATACTCTCCTGCAAGTTGTTTGTGGCCATTCGGACCAGAAAGTTTTTAGGGCTGAAACAGTTTAGCATCTTCCATGTTCTCTTCATTATGGCTCTCCAAACCATGATCATCCCAACAATTTTGGTTCTAGTGTCTTTCAGAGAAGTCAAAGGCTCTTCCGGCCCAGACAAGGCGCTGAATGCTGTTGGAACCGCTCTTATTGCTATCTCGCTACCACTGACTACAATGTGGGCCAACACTGCGGTTAATGAGACATCCTCCAGCTCAGCTTCCAACACATATCTGCAGAAGGTCGAGAGCTACTCGTCTTACGGCTCAGGAGATAGCGGAAGCCCTAAATCGTACAAGTCAGGCACTAGTATCAGCGAGGAAGTGAAGGACATTGACTCGCACTACAGCACAAGTCCGGACACTGCCGTCACTGACAAGAACTTCTGGTCCGAGGTCCAGTACCTAGCCCAAGGTCTGAAGCCTGCAGATCTGGACGATGACGAATTCGTCCGTGCCACCGTCGAGACTTCAATCAATAGGAAATAA
- a CDS encoding Mitochondrial iron transporter of the mitochondrial carrier family (MCF): MTTRPILKDQKLDDKGISVPLSVRPSHDGVEIDYEALPENSPVVAQLVAGAFAGIMEHTVMYPIDAIKTRMQTLKVPLNEGVIQSFSKISSTEGAIALWRGVSSVVLGAGPAHAVYYLVFESTKTALCQLSASSHTHGSASFITDEKHPIIASMSGIAATITSDALMTPFDVLKQRMQILNKKLSGRTSMSHVAWDIYKREGLRQFYISYPTTLILNIPFAAINFGVYEYSSSKLNPDQLYNPMLHCVSGGVSGAAAAALTTPLDCIKTALQTRTIPNVTGFKSAAIGLYKAGGSSAFWRGLSPRVIFNVPSTAISWTAYEMAKAYLLNDKSEP, from the coding sequence ATGACGACTAGGCCGATTTTAAAAGACCAGAAACTGGATGATAAAGGTATTTCCGTTCCACTCAGCGTGAGGCCGTCTCACGATGGAGTCGAGATTGACTACGAAGCCCTCCCCGAGAACTCTCCCGTCGTCGCGCAACTTGTCGCTGGAGCCTTTGCCGGTATCATGGAACACACAGTCATGTATCCTATCGATGCCATCAAAACCCGAATGCAAACATTGAAAGTTCCGCTTAACGAAGGCGTCATCCAATCATTCTCCAAAATTTCCTCTACAGAGGGAGCGATTGCATTATGGCGAGGGGTGTCGTCCGTTGTTCTGGGGGCGGGACCTGCTCATGCtgtatattatttggtttTTGAGTCTACTAAGACCGCTCTCTGTCAGCTTTCCGCATCTTCACATACTCACGGCAGCGCTAGTTTTATCACAGACGAGAAACACCCCATCATAGCATCAATGTCGGGAATAGCAGCAACAATCACTTCAGACGCTTTAATGACTCCGTTCGACGTTTTAAAACAAAGAATGCAGATCCTTAACAAAAAGCTTTCCGGCAGGACTTCAATGTCGCATGTTGCGTGGGATATCTACAAAAGAGAAGGTTTGAGACAATTTTATATTTCTTACCCCACAACCTTGATCCTCAACATTCCATTTGCTGCCATTAATTTCGGAGTTTACGAGTATTCAAGCTCCAAACTCAATCCGGACCAGCTATATAATCCAATGTTGCACTGCGTTTCCGGGGGAGTTAGTGgtgctgccgctgctgctcttaCAACGCCCTTGGACTGCATCAAAACGGCATTACAGACAAGAACTATCCCTAATGTGACAGGCTTCAAGTCTGCTGCGATTGGTCTGTACAAGGCCGGAGGCTCAAGTGCATTCTGGAGGGGTCTCAGCCCTCGTGTCATATTCAACGTGCCGTCAACCGCTATTAGTTGGACCGCATACGAGATGGCCAAGGCGTATCTTCTCAACGACAAATCCGAACCTTAA